In the Engystomops pustulosus chromosome 2, aEngPut4.maternal, whole genome shotgun sequence genome, one interval contains:
- the OMG gene encoding oligodendrocyte-myelin glycoprotein produces the protein MGYQAKPSPGLLIILCSVSNIFCLCPLKCSCSMKNRNVDCSGRSLTTLPHGLQDNITHLNLSCNYLSNLDHQLTQFTNLRTLDLSYNLLKSLPSHLPRSLWEVYATHNNITMLHKLDTAYQWNLKVLDVSKNSLQRTVFINNTLISLQLLNLSHNQLWTVPTNMPSNVLTIDLSYNSLTQILPGTLVRMSDLQVLHLHNNRFTYIPNNAFDQLVHVREITLHNNPWSCKDTSYMDYLIKWVAARKMINPCDNDTKEQTVEIMLTPYEATNTVTTEDIPLLTTDHSHFLEVQERKLYKKVQLTETLPTTPFITTEHLLLASTEDSQFTDEGSADGMIHLDFNNFGKEIDNFLSSNEVEDIEMYSPTAIPSTDNGISNVFLNTDNEVPHSGLEVVMPSTTISVEMQSTTVKLNSLPSSAALTAASLTIPILCFPLTLRIAYGMI, from the coding sequence ATGGGATATCAAGCTAAACCCTCTCCAGGACTCCTGATTATATTGTGTTCTGTATCAAACATTTTCTGCCTCTGCCCCTTGAAGTGCTCATGCTCTATGAAGAACAGAAACGTGGACTGCTCTGGTAGAAGCCTGACTACACTGCCACATGGACTCCAAGACAATATCACACATCTCAATCTGTCATGTAATTATTTATCCAATTTAGACCACCAGCTTACTCAGTTTACTAATTTAAGAACACTTGACCTCTCATACAACTTGCTCAAGAGTTTGCCTTCACACCTGCCAAGATCCCTATGGGAAGTGTATGCCACACACAACAACATCACAATGCTTCATAAGCTGGACACCGCTTACCAGTGGAACCTGAAGGTGTTGGATGTCTCCAAGAACAGCCTACAGAGGACAGTCTTTATTAACAATACACTTATTAGTCTGCAGTTACTGAACCTCAGCCACAACCAACTCTGGACTGTGCCCACCAACATGCCAAGCAATGTCCTCACCATTGATTTATCGTATAACTCTTTAACTCAGATCCTACCAGGGACCCTGGTGAGGATGTCTGACCTTCAAGTCCTGCACCTGCACAATAACAGATTTACCTATATACCAAACAATGCTTTTGACCAACTGGTCCATGTGAGAGAGATCACTCTGCacaataatccttggtcctgcaAGGACACTTCATATATGGACTATCTGATCAAGTGGGTGGCTGCAAGGAAAATGATCAACCCTTGTGATAATGACACcaaagaacagactgtagaaatCATGTTAACCCCATATGAAGCAACAAATACGGTAACTACCGAAGACATTCCTTTATTGACTACAGACCATTCTCATTTTCTAGAAGTTCAAGAGAGAAAACTGTACAAGAAAGTGCAATTGACAGAGACTCTTCCTACAACCCCGTTCATCACCACTGAGCACCTTTTACTGGCAAGCACAGAAGATTCTCAGTTCACAGATGAAGGCTCTGCAGATGGTATGATCCACTTAGATTTCAACAACTTTGGAAAAGAAATTGATAATTTCCTAAGCTCAAACGAAGTTGAAGACATTGAAATGTACAGCCCAACTGCGATCCCAAGCACCGACAATGggatatcaaatgtgtttttgaaCACTGATAATGAGGTACCACACAGTGGTCTGGAGGTGGTCATGCCAAGCACAACCATATCGGTAGAGATGCAAAGCACAACTGTAAAACTCAACTCCCTCCCTTCCTCTGCAGCACTCACAGCAGCTTCCCTTACAATCCCCATTCTATGTTTTCCTCTCACTCTTAGGATTGCATATGGCATGATTTAA
- the EVI2A gene encoding protein EVI2A, which produces MKSLHLVITFLAFSCKAEVRFTNFTTDKDRVTEINSTYEAPDYSVSFLEDNSTNFMFTTAPDLKGKDVTGTKTRFPYNVTQQTTTKPKNRCKSNDTVKPQSPATSSNPTCTGEEKYKTGLIICVIIIAVLVFIIAMLIVCIVALANKVSSLKTRLTQSKRQARSNGDFLSASSILWPSGMETWQKKANLTMDEISLGDANITENEKHKLMASEDLSKVATGEIATSPNAISTIEV; this is translated from the coding sequence ATGAAGTCACTGCACCTTGTGATAACGTTTCTTGCTTTCAGTTGTAAAGCAGAAGTAAGATTCACCAACTTCACCACAGATAAAGACAGAGTAACTGAAATCAACTCCACATATGAAGCCCCAGACTATTCAGTGTCATTTTTGGAAGACAATTCCACTAACTTTATGTTTACAACTGCCCCAGACCTAAAAGGGAAAGATGTAACAGGTACAAAGACAAGATTCCCATATAATGTCACTCAACAAACCACAACTAAACCAAAAAACCGGTGCAAAAGCAATGACACTGTCAAACCCCAATCCCCAGCCACCTCATCTAATCCAACCTGTACTGGGGAAGAGAAGTATAAGACTGGATTAATAATATGTGTCATCATCATAGCCGTCTTAGTATTCATTATTGCCATGCTAATTGTGTGCATCGTGGCACTTGCCAACAAAGTATCCAGTCTGAAGACAAGACTAACACAATCAAAGCGTCAAGCAAGAAGCAATGGAGACTTTCTAAGTGCATCAAGTATTTTGTGGCCATCAGGAATGGAAACTTGGCAGAAGAAAGCCAATCTAACCATGGACGAGATTTCACTGGGCGATGCCAACATAACTGAAAATGAGAAACACAAACTGATGGCATCTGAAGACCTATCAAAAGTGGCTACAGGAGAAATTGCAACCTCGCCAAATGCCATATCCACTATCGAAGTCTGA